In Fusobacterium massiliense, the genomic stretch TAATCTATTTAAATTTTCATATAAAACAGAATTTAATTTTTTCGATATATTAAGAGGTGTTGCTGTTAAAACAACATTTGTTCTCTTAGCATTTATATCTAACCAATAAATGTAGTCCTTATCTTCAAAATTATTTATAAAATTAAAGTTCACAATATATTTTTCAAATATTTTTAAGTGATTATCAAAATTTGTAACTTCTGGATTTTTTTTATCATCAGAAATTATTTGAGAAAGTCTTTTCATTTTTTTATCCAACGAATAAATCTCTCTCAAAAACTCTTCTCTTTTCTCTCTTGTTTTTTCCAAAAATTTAGATTTATTAACTTCAAAATCATTTAAAGTTTTTCTTATTGGAGTATCGAAAGCATTATTTTCATAAGTTTTTTCAATTTCTGAAAAATAATCATCTGACAACTTGTGTAAATTTGAAATTTCTTCTTTTAAATCATTTAAAATTTTAATATACTCTTCACTATTTTCTTCAAGAAGAGACTCATCAAAAGTAGTTTCCAATTTTCTTAAAGCAGTCTGTTCTCTTTTTTTTGCATTCCTTTTATTATAAATTCTATTTAAAAGTCTTGAAAAAGATATCTTTGAAACTTCAACAGAGAAATAACTCCTTGCAACAGACTCTATATTATGAGCTTCGTCAAAAACTACCATATCATATTTAGGTAAAATTAGATATTCACTATCAAATTCTGTTTCTTCTCTAATATTTAAATCAGCAAAAAATATATGATGGTTTGAAATTAATACTTGAGCCTCCATTTTCTGTTCTCTTGTTTTTACAAAAAAACAACTTTTCCTATAAGGACATTTTTTCCCCACACATAACTCCGAAGTACTTTGTATTCTTTCCCATACTTCATAAGACACTTCGAATGGTAAATCTGCCTTATCTCCTGTTTTTGTTTTAGTTCCCCAATCTAATATATATTCTAACTGTTTTTTTTCTTCATCTGTTAAATTATCTATATCTATATTTTTTTTACTATTAATAGCCAATTCATTAAAAAGTCTTTTACAAAGATAATTACTCCTACCTTTTATTAGATAGTATTTAAAATCTTCTCCTATTACACTTTTTGCTAAAGGAATATCTTTATGTAGAAGTTGCTCTTGTAAATTAATAGTGTTTGTTGCTATTACAACTTTCCTATCATTTTCAATAGCCCATTTTATAGCAGGTATTAAATATGCCAAGGTTTTCCCTGTCCCTGTTCCTGCTTCTACAATGACTTTCTTATCATCATTTATACCTTCCTCTATAAATTTAGCCATTTCCTCTTGTTCTTTTCTGTATTCAAAATTTTTAATTTCTTCAACTAATTTCCCTTTTTTCGAAAAATAATTATCTATGTTTATTCTATTTAAATATTCTCTTTCTATATCTTGAACAAAATAAAAATCATCTAAATCTGAACTTAACAAACAATATCCTATATTTTTATTTATCAAATTTTCACATAGCTCTAGCTCTGCATCACTAGGATAAAGTTGTTGAGGTTTTGTAGTTCTTATTATTATCTCATTTTTTTTAATATTTTCTAAAATATTCTCAAAATTTTTTCTTTTATAAATTGATAAAAAAAATGGGTTATGGATAAGTTCTTCCTCATCTAAAGTTGCCTTTAAAAGAATAGATTTATCTTCATTTTCTTCTAAATATTTTTTTATTTCCAGCAAACTCTCCTCAGAAAATCTTTTTCTTATATCCATAACCATTCCCATCTTTCTAATTTCTGTAAAATTCTATTAATCCTTTGAGAAAAACTCTTATATATTTATCTCCACATTCCTTATAATTAGAATGTCCTTCTGATCTAAACAAAGCACTTAGTTCCCCATCAGATATTTCTACTCCACCTAAATGAAAAACCTTTTGCATATCATAACTCTTGAAAGATAATGCTATTCTTAATTTTCTAAGAATTATATTATTCAAATTATTTTTTGTTATTTTTACTTCTTGAACAGGTTTTCCATCTGTTTTTTCTCCTCTTTTAAATATTATTAATCCATCTAAAAAAGCCATTAAATTTGCATTGTTCAATTTTTTAAAACCTTCATCTATATTTTCTTTTTTTAAATAATCAAGCACTTCTTCAACAGATAAATTAACTTTACCTAACTTAAATATTTGAACCATAGTTTTATCTTTTAAATTTAAAGCATATCTCAATCTTCTCAAAAAGTCATTATTTGTCATTTTTCCTCTTTTCTTAAATTAATATAATTTTATTAATTCTTTTATTTTAGATATAACTTCAGTTTCTGATATTTCAAAAACTTCATTTGTCTTTCTTACCTTTACTTCAACAATTCCTTCATCAGCTCTTTTTCCAACTACAACTTTGAAAGGAAATCCAATTAAATCAGCATCTTTAAATTTAAAACCTGGTTTTTCATCTCTATCATCTATCATAGTATCTATATTTTCATTTTGTAAATCAGTATAAATTTTTTCAGCTAATTTTATTTGAGCTTCATTTTTTACATTCACCGGAATCACATCAACAATATATGGTGCTATTGATACAGGCCATATAATCCCATTTTCATCATAGTTTTGCTCTATTGCTGCTGCCATAGTTCTAGTAACTCCTATTCCATAGCACCCCATCAACATAACTTGAGTTTGTCCTTTTTCATCAAGATATGTTGCATTCATAGCCTTAGAATATTTATCACCAAGTTTAAATATTTGTCCACATTCAATCCCTCTAGCTGAATGAAGTTTTCCACCTGTAATACAATTTTCCCCAGCTTTTGCTGTTCTTATATCATCAATTATATCTGCTTTATAATCTCTTCCATAATTTACATTAGAATAGTGATAGTCTTTTTGATGAGAACCAACTATCTGATTTGAAACTTCAGGAACTGATAAGTCTGCAACTATTTTTACTTCAGTAGGTAGTTTGTATGGCCCAATATATCCTTTTTTCAATCCTAATTTTTCTATTTCTTCATCAGTTGCCATTTCTACTTCTACTGCTTTTAAAATATTTTTTAATTTTACTTCGTTTACTTCAAAGTCTCCTCTTATAAGAACCATATAAATTTCATCTGTTCCCATATCTTTATACATTAGAGCTTTTACAGTCTTATTCATAGGTACATTTAAATATTTTGCAAGTGCTTCTATTGTTGGACAATCTGGTGTATGAACAAGTTCAACTTCTTTTGGTTCTTCTTTTGGAGGATTTATAAGTTCACTTACAGCTTTTTCAACATTTGCTGCATAGTCTGAACCATCTGAATAAATAATTTCATCTTCTCCTGATTCAGCTAACACTTGAAACTCTTGTGAACCGCTTCCACCTATATTTCCTGTATCTGCATCAACAGGTCTAAATGTTAGCCCACATCTTGTAAAAATTCTTGAATAAGCATCTCTCATATTCAAAAATTCTTCGTCCAATGATTCTTGAGAAGTATGGAAAGAATAAGCATCTTTCATTGTAAACTCTCTACCTCTCATAAGTCCAAATCTAGGTCTTCTTTCATCTCTAAATTTTGTTTGAATATGATATAAATTAATAGGAAGTGATTTATAAGAAGAAATATCACTTCTTATTATTGCTGT encodes the following:
- a CDS encoding YehS family protein; its protein translation is MTNNDFLRRLRYALNLKDKTMVQIFKLGKVNLSVEEVLDYLKKENIDEGFKKLNNANLMAFLDGLIIFKRGEKTDGKPVQEVKITKNNLNNIILRKLRIALSFKSYDMQKVFHLGGVEISDGELSALFRSEGHSNYKECGDKYIRVFLKGLIEFYRN
- a CDS encoding ATP-dependent DNA helicase, which produces MDIRKRFSEESLLEIKKYLEENEDKSILLKATLDEEELIHNPFFLSIYKRKNFENILENIKKNEIIIRTTKPQQLYPSDAELELCENLINKNIGYCLLSSDLDDFYFVQDIEREYLNRINIDNYFSKKGKLVEEIKNFEYRKEQEEMAKFIEEGINDDKKVIVEAGTGTGKTLAYLIPAIKWAIENDRKVVIATNTINLQEQLLHKDIPLAKSVIGEDFKYYLIKGRSNYLCKRLFNELAINSKKNIDIDNLTDEEKKQLEYILDWGTKTKTGDKADLPFEVSYEVWERIQSTSELCVGKKCPYRKSCFFVKTREQKMEAQVLISNHHIFFADLNIREETEFDSEYLILPKYDMVVFDEAHNIESVARSYFSVEVSKISFSRLLNRIYNKRNAKKREQTALRKLETTFDESLLEENSEEYIKILNDLKEEISNLHKLSDDYFSEIEKTYENNAFDTPIRKTLNDFEVNKSKFLEKTREKREEFLREIYSLDKKMKRLSQIISDDKKNPEVTNFDNHLKIFEKYIVNFNFINNFEDKDYIYWLDINAKRTNVVLTATPLNISKKLNSVLYENLNRLVFASATLATDGSFKYFKNSLGLNGEKCREKIIDSPFNYEEQMSVYIPTDILDSENINAFINDGSKFILDILKKTKGKAFILFTSYSMLNAIYYSIQNNLKRLGFEVFLHGEKQRSHIIKEFKEAKNPVLFGTTSFWEGVDVQGENLSNVIIVKLPFLVPTDPVVAAVSRRIEENGGNSFSDFQLPEAIIKFKQGVGRLIRKKTDSGNIFILDSRIYKKRYGSSFIKALPMKKIKLLEKKEILDLL
- a CDS encoding proline--tRNA ligase, with the translated sequence MRFSKAYIKTLKETPKEAEIVSHKLMLRAGMIKKLASGIYAYLPLGYRTIRKIENIVREEMDRAGAQELLMPVVQPAELWQESGRWNIMGPEMLRLKDRHERDFVLSPTQEEMITAIIRSDISSYKSLPINLYHIQTKFRDERRPRFGLMRGREFTMKDAYSFHTSQESLDEEFLNMRDAYSRIFTRCGLTFRPVDADTGNIGGSGSQEFQVLAESGEDEIIYSDGSDYAANVEKAVSELINPPKEEPKEVELVHTPDCPTIEALAKYLNVPMNKTVKALMYKDMGTDEIYMVLIRGDFEVNEVKLKNILKAVEVEMATDEEIEKLGLKKGYIGPYKLPTEVKIVADLSVPEVSNQIVGSHQKDYHYSNVNYGRDYKADIIDDIRTAKAGENCITGGKLHSARGIECGQIFKLGDKYSKAMNATYLDEKGQTQVMLMGCYGIGVTRTMAAAIEQNYDENGIIWPVSIAPYIVDVIPVNVKNEAQIKLAEKIYTDLQNENIDTMIDDRDEKPGFKFKDADLIGFPFKVVVGKRADEGIVEVKVRKTNEVFEISETEVISKIKELIKLY